CCGCGTACCCGCGATGGTGACGCAGCCAAAGTCCACCGCGTCGTTCTGCAGCACGTGCATGCCGCAACTTAACATGCCCCGTATCCGGCTGATGGAGCTCCACCAGTAATCATGGTTGCCCTTGATGAGCACCTTGCGGCCCGGCAGCGCACCGATGGCCGCCAGGTCCACCGCCGCGTCGTGCAGGTTCATCGCCCAGGAGATGTCCCCCGCAATGAGCACCACGTCCTCGGGCGCCACCATCTGGCGCCACGCCTCGGATATCTTATCAAAGTGGTTCTTCCAGTGGGCGCCAAAGATGTCCATCGCCTTGGGCGCCGCTCCCGAAAGATGCAGGTCACTTACCGCATAAACCTTCATGTTGCACTCCTCTTGACCGATCAGAGAACCGCAACTTTATCAGGCCTGCGTATCCTCTTGCTCCTCGTCGTCAAACGCGTCGTCTTCATCATCGTCCGCCAGCTCCTGCGCGATGGTGGACAATTCCTCCGGTGGAATGTCGCTGGGCACGTCGATATCAATTTCCTCAATCTGGCTCACCGGAGACGCGTCCAGGTCCTCATCGTCCACGTCGTCCTCCGGATCTGTCTCCACCACCTCGCCCACGTCCACGCGGCTGTGCGCGCGCAGGCAGGCCGCGCAGTAATCCTCGCCCGGCACAACGGGGTTTTCCCCGCACTCGATGCAGATGCCCTCCAGGCCGTCTGCCTCCTCGTCATGATCCTTGCCGCGGAACGTCGCCTTGCGGCACACGGGGCACAGCTCTTCATCCTCAGGAATATAGTTTAGCTCGCAACGTGGACATTTTTTGAGTTTCATGCCCATTTCTCTCCTTCGCCAAAACATTTCATTTGACTACTATGCAACCGTATTGGAAAGCATTCCCTTGGCAGCCACCTGGCAGATCAATTGCACACTTCCGCCCCATGGCGCTATGATAAAAACCGTCGGTTGATTCGTCCTTTACTATCTATAGCATGACGGCTTTGAAAAATCAAGGTTCGATTGCGAATTAGGAATGGAACTTGGAGGTTTTTCTATGCGACGAAGCATGCAAAAAATATTTCTGTATATACTGACGCTGGCGCTGCTTGTGTGCGCGACGCCGGCGCGCCCGGCGGGCGCCTCGTGGTTCATCGCCCCGAGCCGGCCGGCCGGCGGCAGCGCCCAAAACACCCGGGATGCGCTGCTGCCTATGCACAGCGCATCCGCAAAGCAGTTGTTCCAGTGGGTCAACCAGGAGCGCGCCCGCGCAGGGCTTGCCCCCTACCGCTGGAATGAGGACTTTGCACTGGCCGCCGCGCTCAAATGCAGCGACATGGTCAAAAACCGCTACGTAGGCCACGTATCGCCCACCTATGGCACTTTGCAGGCCATGTGGGCGCAGCTGGGCCTGCCCAGGGCGCGTGTGGTGGAGAACCTCGCCTACCACGGCACGCTGGAGAAGGCGCACGCTGCGCTGATGATCTCCGAGGCGCACAGAAGAAACGTGCTGAGCCAGAACTTTACCGATGCGGGCATCGCCGTCTACGTGGACGCCTATGGCTTCGTGCGCGTGGTGGAAGTCTTCGGTCGGCCCGGTTTCTAAAAAGCGCACAGTAAAAGCCCGCGCGGGCAGCGCGGGCTTTTTGCATCGGATTTTCTATCGTTGTATCGCGTTTTCTACCTTATAATACATAGCCTTCTGCATAATACATGCCCTTCTGCTACAACAGCGTCTGCGGCGTATCCTCTCGCAGCGCCTCGTCCACAATCCCCTGCATCACATCGACCAGCTGCTGCTTGCCGGTGCGCTTATCCGCCGATGTCACGATGATATCGCGCAGCATATCCAGCTTGAGCACAAAGGCAATGTCCATCAGCAGCCTGTGCTGCTGGGCGCGCGATACCTTATCCGCCTTGGTAGCTACGACGGTAAAAGGCACCTGAAATCCGCGCAACCACTGCACCATGGTGACATCGTTTGCGCCGGGCTTGTGACGGATATCCACCAGCAGCAGCACGTGCACCAGGTTGGGCGACGTGCGCAGGTAGCCTTCGATCATCTCGCCCCAGCGCTGCTGCTCCTGTTTGGATGCCTTGGCAAAGCCGTAGCCGGGCAAATCCACCAAATGGTAGCTGTTATTGATGAGAAAATAGTTGATCAGGCGCGTCTTGCCCGGGGTGCCGCTGGTGCGCGCCAGCTTGGCGTTGCCGGTGAGCATGTTGATCAGCGAGGACTTGCCCACGTTGGACTTGCCCACGATTGCGATCTCCGGCCTTGCCGCAACCGCGCCGGGGTTGTAGCGCGCAAAGCTGGTGACAAACGCCGCCTGGTTGATCTGCGCCATAAAAGCCTCCCTTACCGACTGGGTTTATTTCGCCTTGGGCATGTGCGCCAGCGCGTGCTTGAGCACCTGGGAAAACGCGCTCACCAGCACAAATTTTACCGCACCGCGCACGTTTTGCGGCACTTCCTCCAGATCCTTTTCATTGTCTACAGGGATCAGCACCGTCTGCATGCCTGCGCGGTGGGCCGCCAAAGACTTCTCCTTGAGCCCGCCGATGGGCAGCACGCGCCCGCGCAGGGTAATCTCGCCCGTCATGGCCACATCGCCGCGCACAGGGATGCCCGTCAGCGCCGAGACGATGGCCGTGGCCATGGTGATGCCCGCCGAGGGGCCGTCCTTGGGAATGGCGCCCTCGGGGATATGGATATGCAAATCCTTATCCTTGTAAAAATCTGGATCGATGCCCCAGTCGCGCGCGTGCGCGCGCACCAGCGTCATGCCGGCGCGGGCCGACTCCTTCATCACGTCGCCCAGCTGCCCTGTCAGCTCCAGCCGGCCGCTGCCCGGCAGCACCGCCACCTCGATGGAGAGCGTCTCTCCCCCCAGCTGCGTCCAGGCAAGGCCCGTGGCGATGCCCGGCGCCAGGTGCTTCTCCGGCGGCAGGCGGAAATACTGCTGCACGCCCAGATATTGCTCCAGCGTGCGCGGGGTGACGCTCAGACGCTTTTTGCCCTCCTGCGCCACACGGCGCGCGGCCTTGCGGCACAGCGCGGCGATCTGACGCTCCAGTGAACGCACCCCCGCCTCGCGGGTGTAACCGTCGATAACCAGGTCAAGCGCCTCATCACTGATGAGCAGGTTGCTCTTTTTCAGCCCGTGCTCTGCCAGCTGCTTGGGAATCAGGAAGCGCCGCGCAATGGCATGTTTCTCCTGCTGGGTGTAGCCCGCGATGCGAATGATCTCCATGCGGTCCATCAGCGGCTGCGGGATGGTATCCAGGCTGTTGGCCGTAGCGATAAACATCACGTCGGAAAGGTCAAAGGCCATCTCCATGTAATGATCGCGGAAGTCGAAATTCTGCTCGGGGTCCAGCACCTCCAGCATCGCCGAGGCGGGGTCGCCGCGAAAGTCGCTGGCCATCTTGTCGATCTCGTCGAGCAAAAACACGGGATTGCGCGTGCCCACCGTCTTAATCGA
Above is a window of Maliibacterium massiliense DNA encoding:
- a CDS encoding CAP domain-containing protein, which gives rise to MQKIFLYILTLALLVCATPARPAGASWFIAPSRPAGGSAQNTRDALLPMHSASAKQLFQWVNQERARAGLAPYRWNEDFALAAALKCSDMVKNRYVGHVSPTYGTLQAMWAQLGLPRARVVENLAYHGTLEKAHAALMISEAHRRNVLSQNFTDAGIAVYVDAYGFVRVVEVFGRPGF
- the yihA gene encoding ribosome biogenesis GTP-binding protein YihA/YsxC, whose product is MAQINQAAFVTSFARYNPGAVAARPEIAIVGKSNVGKSSLINMLTGNAKLARTSGTPGKTRLINYFLINNSYHLVDLPGYGFAKASKQEQQRWGEMIEGYLRTSPNLVHVLLLVDIRHKPGANDVTMVQWLRGFQVPFTVVATKADKVSRAQQHRLLMDIAFVLKLDMLRDIIVTSADKRTGKQQLVDVMQGIVDEALREDTPQTLL